Proteins encoded within one genomic window of Nitrospina gracilis 3/211:
- a CDS encoding RNA polymerase sigma factor translates to MGLQSEHMDHSALLEAYYEYQGDLVRFLSHRLKCGFAARDMVQELYLRLLKIQNPTGIENRKAYLFRIASNLATDHIRVEARRAELLRECRDVLTRSENQVTPERVTLARWELKLYQKAVQDLPPLSRRIFYLNRFEGKPQRAIAEEVGVSVTTVEKHIRKVLDRLAATRDRLEKLGKRNSGV, encoded by the coding sequence ATGGGATTGCAATCGGAGCACATGGACCACTCGGCCTTGCTCGAGGCCTACTATGAATACCAGGGAGACCTGGTCCGGTTTCTGTCCCATCGTTTGAAGTGCGGTTTTGCGGCGCGGGACATGGTGCAGGAGTTGTACCTGCGCCTCCTGAAAATTCAAAATCCCACGGGTATCGAAAACCGCAAGGCTTACCTGTTCCGCATTGCATCCAACCTGGCCACCGACCACATTCGCGTCGAAGCCCGCCGGGCGGAGTTGTTGCGTGAATGCCGTGACGTATTGACCCGTTCCGAAAACCAGGTGACGCCGGAGAGAGTGACCCTGGCACGCTGGGAATTGAAGCTGTATCAGAAAGCCGTTCAGGACCTGCCGCCGCTCAGCCGCCGCATTTTTTACCTGAACCGGTTCGAGGGCAAACCCCAACGCGCTATTGCCGAAGAGGTGGGGGTGTCGGTCACCACAGTCGAAAAACACATCCGGAAGGTGCTCGATCGCCTCGCCGCCACCCGCGATCGTTTGGAAAAACTCGGAAAACGTA
- a CDS encoding MotA/TolQ/ExbB proton channel family protein — MDPAQTKTAVEGATPVLELIGKGGVLMIPILLCSVIALALIIERLIFFYSNQQSPEKMQSVFKGLFLEGNNIFSRSHEQPTGPAGRLLQVARNCFNYPKWKFEEALTLAGQEELSRMSKNLRALEVIAAIAPLLGLLGTVVGMIQAFGKVAQHKNQIDPSILAGGIWEALMTTAAGLAVAIPVMVMLHYFDRRMETMSFLLEKFSLHLVHQWDDTKEKARAKAAAPDKEPGERRMANVPGK, encoded by the coding sequence ATGGATCCCGCACAAACCAAAACCGCCGTGGAGGGCGCGACTCCGGTACTGGAATTGATCGGCAAGGGAGGGGTTCTCATGATCCCCATCCTCCTTTGTTCCGTGATCGCGCTGGCGTTGATCATCGAGCGGTTGATCTTTTTCTACTCCAACCAGCAAAGTCCGGAAAAGATGCAGAGCGTTTTCAAGGGCCTGTTCCTGGAGGGCAACAACATCTTTTCCCGTTCGCACGAACAGCCAACGGGCCCCGCCGGACGCCTTCTGCAGGTGGCGCGCAACTGCTTCAATTATCCCAAGTGGAAATTCGAGGAAGCGCTGACTCTGGCCGGGCAGGAAGAGTTGAGCCGGATGAGCAAAAACCTGCGTGCGCTGGAAGTCATCGCCGCCATCGCTCCGTTGCTCGGTCTGCTCGGCACGGTGGTGGGCATGATCCAGGCGTTTGGCAAGGTGGCCCAGCACAAGAACCAGATCGACCCCAGCATTCTGGCGGGCGGCATCTGGGAAGCGCTGATGACCACGGCGGCGGGCCTCGCCGTCGCCATTCCGGTGATGGTGATGCTTCATTACTTCGACCGCAGAATGGAGACCATGTCGTTTCTACTGGAGAAGTTCAGCCTGCACCTGGTGCATCAGTGGGACGACACGAAAGAAAAAGCGCGGGCCAAAGCCGCGGCGCCCGACAAAGAACCCGGCGAACGGCGCATGGCCAACGTCCCGGGAAAATGA
- a CDS encoding ExbD/TolR family protein: protein MVSLKAQPRKSRGLDIAPLVDIVFLLLIFFMLTSTFIRQEGMDIELPKAESSESFDMKSIKIQVQENGTLMAGDKKVGFEELKTILGSAVDKDSSVPIIIEADKKTDFDMFAKILDLARLLGASNIVIATDPLESTAS from the coding sequence ATGGTCAGCCTTAAAGCCCAACCCCGAAAAAGCCGAGGCCTCGATATCGCCCCGCTGGTCGATATCGTGTTTCTGCTTTTGATCTTTTTCATGCTGACCTCAACCTTCATCCGGCAGGAGGGCATGGACATCGAACTGCCCAAGGCGGAGTCCAGCGAATCCTTTGACATGAAGTCGATCAAGATCCAGGTGCAGGAAAATGGAACCTTGATGGCGGGCGACAAAAAGGTTGGATTTGAAGAGTTGAAAACGATTCTTGGATCGGCGGTGGACAAGGATTCCTCGGTGCCCATCATCATCGAAGCCGACAAGAAAACCGATTTCGACATGTTCGCGAAGATCCTCGATCTGGCGCGACTGCTGGGAGCCAGCAATATCGTGATTGCAACCGATCCACTGGAGTCAACTGCGTCATGA
- a CDS encoding energy transducer TonB — MNVEAMETRYPAHLPVTASVVVHLLLAWMIWQQNLTFKLEPKPEPKVKVHVASKPPPPPPPPAPTQPDAVKPVAQKAVTPPQKTVPKKPVTPPTPQPMKAVQTQQVKAKVPPPPASMQPIQQEVATHKPQTPTFARAVRHTPVETTFKTPVSTVPVQSKIAPTTAVLKTPVTTDITPKAQTVKAQAPVNVDEMVEDAAEPIQTASLNLPASQKTGPVEKVKFSGNGPDLKKALDEFNSAIWGQILQAKYYPKMARIRRLEGQPVVKFTIEKDGTLSHVAINHSSSHEILDSAALKTIRNAAPFPHIPEILNEERIILEIPISFILNQ, encoded by the coding sequence ATGAATGTGGAAGCCATGGAGACCCGATACCCCGCACACTTGCCGGTAACCGCATCGGTGGTGGTGCACCTCCTGCTGGCGTGGATGATCTGGCAACAGAATCTCACTTTCAAACTGGAGCCCAAACCGGAGCCGAAAGTGAAGGTGCACGTCGCATCCAAGCCGCCGCCCCCTCCCCCGCCTCCGGCACCAACCCAGCCCGATGCGGTGAAGCCCGTCGCTCAAAAAGCCGTAACGCCGCCGCAGAAAACCGTGCCCAAAAAGCCGGTGACGCCGCCGACGCCCCAACCGATGAAAGCGGTGCAAACCCAGCAGGTGAAGGCCAAGGTGCCGCCGCCCCCGGCGAGCATGCAACCCATTCAACAGGAAGTCGCCACGCACAAGCCGCAGACGCCGACGTTCGCGCGGGCGGTGCGGCACACCCCGGTTGAGACGACGTTCAAGACCCCGGTGTCCACCGTGCCGGTTCAATCCAAAATCGCACCGACCACCGCCGTTTTGAAAACGCCGGTCACGACCGACATCACGCCGAAAGCGCAAACGGTGAAGGCGCAGGCCCCGGTGAATGTGGATGAAATGGTTGAAGATGCGGCGGAGCCCATCCAGACCGCCAGCCTGAACCTTCCCGCTTCGCAAAAAACCGGGCCGGTCGAAAAGGTCAAATTCAGCGGCAACGGACCGGACCTGAAAAAGGCGCTGGACGAGTTCAACAGCGCCATCTGGGGACAGATCCTGCAAGCCAAGTACTACCCCAAGATGGCACGCATTCGTCGTCTGGAAGGACAGCCTGTGGTAAAATTCACCATAGAGAAAGATGGGACCCTGAGTCACGTTGCCATCAACCATTCGTCCAGCCATGAAATACTGGACAGCGCGGCGCTCAAAACCATCCGCAACGCGGCCCCGTTCCCGCACATTCCGGAAATTTTGAACGAGGAACGAATTATCCTGGAAATTCCGATTTCATTTATTCTGAACCAATAG